Proteins encoded within one genomic window of Burkholderiaceae bacterium:
- a CDS encoding Thiol peroxidase, Bcp-type — MTIVVNKPLPEFEGNATGGIKVTNTSHLGQVVVLYFYPKDNTPGCTTEAMQFRDKYKDFEKAGAVVFGVSRDNMKSHDEFKAKLELPFELIADTEEKMCHMFGVVKNKIMYGKKVKGIERSTFLVGADGVLQAEWRGLKVPGHVDEVLKAVKALRKAA, encoded by the coding sequence ATGACGATCGTTGTCAACAAACCCCTCCCCGAATTCGAAGGCAACGCCACCGGCGGTATCAAGGTCACGAACACATCGCATCTGGGACAGGTGGTGGTGCTGTACTTCTACCCGAAGGACAACACCCCCGGCTGCACCACCGAGGCCATGCAGTTCCGCGACAAGTACAAGGATTTCGAGAAGGCCGGCGCGGTCGTGTTCGGCGTGTCGCGCGACAACATGAAGTCGCACGACGAATTCAAGGCCAAGCTCGAACTCCCGTTCGAACTGATCGCCGACACCGAAGAGAAGATGTGCCACATGTTCGGCGTGGTCAAGAACAAGATCATGTACGGCAAGAAAGTCAAGGGCATCGAGCGCAGCACGTTCCTGGTCGGCGCCGACGGCGTGCTGCAGGCCGAGTGGCGCGGCCTGAAGGTGCCGGGCCATGTCGACGAAGTGCTGAAAGCCGTCAAGGCGCTGCGAAAAGCCGCCTGA
- a CDS encoding putative ATPase related to phosphate starvation-inducible protein PhoH encodes MPLPPAPTRRAALLAPEAYDAPAHPPVRTARKPQNDDAATADDATLPAPLLRIAGGVDAAREHPQAFDAKALLSPPPSARSADTAVARARQRGATAPQPRAQAERGNAASKLFVLDTNVLLHDPMCLFRFEEHDIFLPMIVLEELDSHKKGMTEVARNARQTSRSLDALAGAKGADFGAGLALAATGHREAGGRLFFQTEALDISLPIALPHGKADNQILGVVQALRRQHAVQGKGEQPPAREVVLVSKDINMRVKARALGLPAEDYQNDKTLDDGDLLYAGSLALPLDFWARHGKTMESWQSGSHQFYRISGPIVPELLINQFVYFEAPGEPSLYARVTEIRGKTAVLKTLKDYAHLKNAVWGVTARNREQNFALNLLMDPEVDFVTLAGTAGTGKTLLALASGLTQVLDDRRYTEIIMTRATVSVGEDIGFLPGTEEDKMGPWMGALDDNLEVLAKTETSSGEWGRAATNELIRSRIRIKSMNFMRGRTFMSKYVIIDEAQNLTPKQMKTLITRAGPGTKIICMGNLGQIDTPYLTEGSSGLTFAVDRFKGWPHGGHITLARGERSRLADFASDVL; translated from the coding sequence ATGCCCCTGCCCCCTGCCCCCACCCGGCGCGCCGCATTGCTCGCGCCCGAAGCCTACGACGCACCGGCTCACCCCCCAGTCCGCACGGCGCGCAAGCCGCAAAACGACGATGCGGCAACGGCAGACGACGCGACGCTGCCGGCGCCGCTGCTGCGCATCGCCGGCGGCGTCGATGCGGCGCGCGAGCATCCGCAGGCGTTCGACGCCAAAGCGTTGCTGTCGCCGCCGCCATCGGCGCGCAGCGCCGACACGGCGGTCGCCCGCGCCAGGCAGCGTGGCGCCACGGCGCCGCAGCCGCGCGCGCAGGCCGAACGCGGCAATGCGGCGAGCAAGCTGTTCGTGCTCGACACCAACGTACTGCTGCACGACCCGATGTGCCTGTTCCGCTTCGAGGAGCATGACATCTTCCTGCCGATGATCGTGCTCGAGGAGTTGGACAGCCACAAAAAGGGCATGACCGAGGTCGCGCGCAACGCGCGCCAGACCAGCCGCTCGCTCGACGCGCTGGCCGGCGCGAAGGGCGCCGATTTCGGCGCCGGCCTCGCGCTTGCCGCAACCGGCCATCGCGAAGCGGGCGGCCGGCTGTTCTTCCAGACCGAGGCGCTGGACATCAGCCTGCCGATCGCGCTGCCGCACGGCAAGGCCGACAACCAGATTCTCGGCGTGGTGCAGGCGCTGCGGCGCCAGCATGCGGTGCAGGGCAAGGGCGAGCAGCCGCCGGCGCGCGAGGTGGTGCTGGTGTCCAAGGACATCAACATGCGGGTCAAGGCCCGCGCTTTAGGCCTGCCAGCCGAGGACTACCAGAACGACAAGACGCTCGACGACGGCGACCTGCTGTACGCAGGCAGCCTCGCGTTGCCGCTGGACTTCTGGGCGCGGCACGGCAAGACGATGGAGAGCTGGCAAAGCGGCAGCCACCAGTTCTACCGGATCAGCGGGCCGATCGTTCCGGAACTGCTGATCAACCAGTTCGTCTATTTCGAGGCGCCCGGCGAACCGAGCCTGTATGCGCGCGTCACCGAGATCCGCGGCAAGACCGCGGTGCTGAAGACACTGAAGGACTACGCGCACCTGAAGAACGCGGTCTGGGGCGTGACCGCGCGCAACCGCGAGCAGAACTTCGCGCTGAACCTGCTGATGGACCCGGAGGTCGACTTCGTCACGCTGGCCGGCACGGCAGGCACCGGCAAGACGCTGCTCGCGCTCGCGTCGGGGCTGACCCAGGTGCTCGACGACCGGCGCTACACCGAGATCATCATGACCCGCGCGACGGTGAGCGTCGGCGAGGACATCGGCTTCCTGCCCGGCACCGAAGAGGACAAGATGGGCCCGTGGATGGGCGCGCTCGACGACAACCTCGAGGTGCTCGCGAAGACCGAGACCTCGTCCGGCGAATGGGGCCGCGCCGCGACGAATGAGCTGATCCGCAGCCGGATCCGCATCAAGAGCATGAACTTCATGCGCGGGCGCACCTTCATGAGCAAGTACGTGATCATCGACGAGGCGCAGAACCTGACGCCGAAGCAGATGAAGACGCTGATCACGCGCGCCGGCCCCGGCACCAAGATCATCTGCATGGGCAACCTCGGGCAGATCGACACACCGTACCTGACCGAAGGCTCGTCCGGCCTGACCTTCGCGGTGGACCGCTTCAAGGGCTGGCCACACGGCGGGCACATCACGCTCGCGCGCGGCGAGCGCTCCCGGCTCGCGGATTTCGCGAGCGACGTGCTGTAG
- a CDS encoding Replicative DNA helicase (DnaB): MSAVFSAIDEQAPGDRQVAQLRIPPHSIEAESSVLGGLLLDNGAWDRVGDLLTDTDFYRYEHRLVYAAVAALINATRPADVITVHEQLQAQGKADEVGGLAYLNALAQYVPSAANIRRYAEIVRERAILRKLVRASDEIATSAFNTQGRAVDKILDEAEQKIFNIGEEGSRMKQGFQGMDSLVVQLLDRVQEMADNPNDITGVPTGFYDLDRMTSGLQAGDLVVLAARPSMGKTALAINIAEHVALHEGLPVAVFSMEMGASQLAVRIVGSIGRIDQMHLRTGKLTDSEWPRLTEAIEKLRNISLHIDESPGLTVSELRANARRLARQCGGKLGLIVVDYLQLMGVSSSMSDENRATAIGEISRGLKMLAKELGCPVLALSQLSRGVESRTDKHPMMSDLRESGAIEQDADVVMFIYRDDYYNKDSKEPGVAEVIVSKQRNGPTGIIKLAFMKELTRFESLATGSADY; the protein is encoded by the coding sequence ATGTCCGCCGTTTTCAGCGCTATCGACGAGCAGGCCCCTGGCGATCGTCAGGTCGCGCAGCTCCGCATTCCCCCGCATTCGATCGAAGCCGAGTCCAGCGTGCTCGGCGGGCTGCTGCTCGACAACGGCGCCTGGGACCGGGTCGGCGACCTGCTGACCGACACGGACTTCTACCGCTACGAGCACCGCCTGGTCTATGCGGCGGTGGCCGCGCTGATCAACGCGACCCGGCCCGCTGACGTGATCACGGTGCACGAGCAGTTGCAGGCGCAGGGCAAGGCCGACGAGGTCGGCGGCCTCGCCTACCTGAACGCGCTGGCACAGTACGTTCCGAGCGCCGCCAACATCCGCCGCTACGCCGAGATCGTGCGCGAGCGCGCGATCCTGCGCAAACTGGTGCGCGCCAGCGACGAAATCGCGACCAGCGCGTTCAACACCCAGGGCAGGGCGGTCGACAAGATCCTCGACGAGGCCGAGCAGAAGATCTTCAACATCGGCGAAGAAGGCTCGCGCATGAAGCAGGGCTTCCAGGGCATGGATTCCCTGGTGGTGCAATTGCTCGACCGCGTGCAGGAGATGGCCGACAACCCGAACGACATTACCGGCGTGCCCACCGGCTTCTACGACCTGGACCGCATGACCTCGGGACTGCAGGCCGGCGACCTGGTGGTGCTGGCCGCGCGTCCGTCGATGGGCAAGACCGCGCTTGCGATCAACATCGCCGAGCATGTGGCGTTGCACGAGGGGCTGCCGGTCGCGGTATTTTCGATGGAGATGGGCGCGAGCCAGCTCGCGGTGCGCATCGTCGGCTCGATCGGGCGTATCGATCAGATGCACTTGCGCACCGGCAAGTTGACCGATTCCGAATGGCCGCGCCTCACCGAGGCGATCGAGAAGCTGCGCAACATCTCGCTGCACATCGACGAGTCGCCGGGCCTGACGGTGAGCGAGCTGCGCGCGAACGCGCGGCGCCTCGCGCGCCAGTGCGGCGGCAAGCTCGGGCTCATCGTGGTCGACTACCTGCAGCTGATGGGTGTTTCCAGCAGCATGAGCGACGAGAACCGCGCGACCGCGATCGGCGAAATCTCGCGCGGGTTGAAGATGCTGGCGAAGGAACTCGGCTGCCCGGTGCTGGCGCTGTCGCAGCTGTCGCGCGGGGTCGAAAGCCGCACCGACAAGCATCCGATGATGAGCGACCTGCGCGAGTCCGGCGCGATCGAGCAGGACGCCGACGTGGTGATGTTCATCTACCGCGATGACTACTACAACAAGGACTCGAAGGAGCCCGGCGTCGCCGAGGTCATCGTCAGCAAGCAGCGCAACGGACCGACCGGCATCATCAAGCTCGCGTTCATGAAGGAGTTGACGCGCTTCGAGAGCCTGGCAACCGGCAGCGCCGACTATTGA
- a CDS encoding LSU ribosomal protein L9p, with the protein MQVILLDKVVNLGNLGEIVKVKDGFARNYLIPHGRARRATEAAKKEFEARRAELERAAAEKLAQAQTQGEKLAGTVVRLTQKAGVDGRLFGSVTNADIAEELTKQGYAVAKAQVRMPSGPIKTVGDSLVNVALHTDVLVELTVTVYGEST; encoded by the coding sequence ATGCAAGTCATTCTGCTCGACAAGGTCGTGAACCTCGGCAACCTCGGTGAAATCGTGAAGGTCAAGGACGGCTTTGCACGCAATTACCTGATCCCGCACGGCCGGGCCCGGCGCGCGACCGAGGCAGCGAAGAAGGAATTCGAGGCGCGCCGCGCCGAACTCGAGCGCGCCGCTGCTGAAAAACTGGCGCAGGCGCAGACCCAGGGCGAGAAACTCGCCGGCACGGTGGTGCGCCTCACGCAGAAGGCCGGCGTCGACGGCCGCCTGTTCGGCTCGGTCACCAACGCGGACATCGCCGAGGAACTGACCAAGCAGGGCTATGCGGTGGCCAAGGCACAGGTGCGCATGCCGTCCGGCCCGATCAAGACCGTCGGCGACAGTTTGGTCAACGTCGCGCTGCACACCGACGTCCTGGTCGAACTGACCGTGACGGTGTACGGCGAATCGACCTGA
- a CDS encoding SSU ribosomal protein S18p: protein MPGPKRFNKDRRPRRNTQSLLFKRKRFCRFTVAGVEYIDYKDIDTLRDFIGENGKIIPARLTGTRAIYQRQMNTAIKRARFLALLPYTDQHRI from the coding sequence ATGCCCGGACCGAAAAGATTCAACAAGGACCGCCGTCCCCGGCGCAACACCCAATCGCTGCTGTTCAAGCGCAAGCGCTTTTGCCGCTTCACCGTCGCCGGCGTCGAGTACATCGACTACAAGGACATCGACACGCTGCGCGACTTCATCGGCGAGAACGGCAAGATCATCCCGGCCCGGCTGACCGGCACGCGCGCGATCTACCAGCGCCAGATGAACACCGCGATCAAGCGCGCGCGCTTTCTCGCGCTGCTGCCGTACACCGACCAGCACCGGATCTGA
- a CDS encoding SSU ribosomal protein S6p produces the protein MRHYEIVLMIHPDQSEQVPAMLERYKGMVTAGGGKVHRVEDWGRRPLAYMINKLAKAHYLCINIEADQPVMAELEHAFKFNDAVLRHLTVQARRAETGPSSMMKTVEREEARKSQQAEYASH, from the coding sequence ATGCGTCACTATGAAATCGTCCTGATGATCCATCCGGACCAGAGCGAACAGGTTCCGGCGATGCTGGAACGCTACAAGGGCATGGTCACCGCCGGCGGCGGCAAGGTGCACCGTGTCGAGGACTGGGGTCGGCGCCCGCTGGCCTACATGATCAACAAGCTCGCGAAGGCACATTACCTGTGCATCAACATCGAGGCCGACCAGCCGGTGATGGCCGAGCTCGAGCATGCGTTCAAATTCAATGACGCGGTGCTGCGGCATCTCACGGTGCAGGCGCGCCGGGCCGAGACCGGCCCTTCGTCGATGATGAAGACGGTCGAGCGCGAAGAGGCGCGCAAGAGCCAGCAGGCGGAGTACGCGTCGCATTGA
- a CDS encoding Phosphoenolpyruvate synthase, translated as MSALFSATALVVPFENLRMTDVEAVGGKNASLGEMISQLPQGLRVPTGFATTAHAFREFMRHGGLAEQVEARLAALDTEDVRALAKAGAEIRALIEAQPFPAALEQAIRGAFQQLADGDPSASYAVRSSATAEDLPDASFAGQQETFLNVVGIDMVLAKMREVFASLYNDRAISYRVHKGFSHSGVALSAGVQRMVRSDLGAAGVMFTIDTESGFDDVVFITASYGLGETVVQGAVNPDEFYVHKPMLRAGKNAVILRNLGSKLIQMVFSTAEEKAASGKLVKTVDVPTEQRNRYALTDAEVQQLARHALLIEQHYGRAMDIEWGKDGVDGQIYILQARPETVKSQRGNKAELRYKLKAPKGQGRTVLAEGRAIGQKIGTGPVRLVRSPAEMDGVRPGDVLVTDMTDPNWEPVMKRASAIVTNRGGRTCHAAIIARELGIPAVVGCGDATERLGDGTLVTVSCAEGDTGYIYDGLLETEVTEVQRGDMPEVGPKIMMNVGNPQLAFDFCQLPNHGVGLARLEFIINNNIGVHPKAILDYPAIDADLKKAVESVARGHASPRAFYVDKVAEGVATIAAAFWPKPVIVRLSDFKSNEYRKLIGGSRYEPDEENPMLGFRGAARYISDEFREAFAMECEALKRVRGDMGLVNVQVMVPFVRTLAQAERVVGLLAEQGLARGGSGDDALKIIMMCEVPSNAIMADEFLRHFDGFSIGSNDLTQLTLGLDRDSGLELLAADFDERDPAVKAMVARAIASCKAQGKYIGICGQGPSDHPDLARWLAEQGISSISLNPDTVMATWRQLAGA; from the coding sequence ATGTCTGCACTTTTCAGCGCGACCGCCCTGGTCGTACCGTTTGAAAACCTGAGAATGACCGACGTCGAGGCAGTCGGCGGCAAGAATGCCAGCCTCGGCGAGATGATTTCGCAGCTGCCCCAGGGGCTGCGAGTGCCGACTGGGTTCGCGACCACCGCGCACGCGTTCCGCGAATTCATGCGTCATGGCGGGCTGGCCGAGCAGGTCGAGGCGCGGCTGGCTGCGCTCGACACCGAGGACGTTCGTGCGTTAGCAAAGGCAGGCGCCGAGATTCGCGCGCTGATCGAGGCGCAGCCGTTTCCGGCCGCGCTGGAGCAGGCGATCCGCGGCGCGTTCCAGCAGTTGGCGGACGGCGATCCGTCCGCGTCCTACGCGGTGCGCTCGTCGGCCACCGCCGAAGATCTGCCGGACGCATCGTTCGCCGGCCAGCAGGAGACCTTTCTCAACGTCGTTGGCATCGACATGGTGCTGGCCAAGATGCGCGAGGTCTTCGCATCGCTGTACAACGACCGCGCGATCAGCTATCGGGTGCACAAGGGCTTCTCGCATTCGGGCGTTGCGCTCTCGGCCGGCGTGCAGCGCATGGTCCGCTCGGACCTTGGTGCCGCCGGCGTGATGTTCACGATCGACACCGAATCGGGTTTCGACGACGTGGTGTTCATCACCGCGAGCTACGGCCTGGGCGAGACCGTGGTGCAGGGCGCGGTCAACCCGGACGAGTTCTATGTGCACAAGCCGATGCTGCGCGCCGGCAAGAACGCGGTGATCCTGCGCAACCTCGGCTCCAAGCTGATCCAGATGGTGTTCTCGACGGCTGAAGAGAAGGCGGCAAGCGGCAAACTGGTGAAGACGGTGGACGTGCCGACCGAGCAGCGCAATCGCTACGCGCTGACCGACGCCGAGGTGCAGCAGCTGGCCCGTCATGCGCTGCTGATCGAGCAGCACTACGGCCGTGCGATGGACATCGAATGGGGCAAGGACGGCGTCGATGGGCAAATCTACATCCTGCAGGCGCGCCCGGAAACCGTGAAAAGCCAGCGCGGCAACAAGGCCGAACTGCGCTACAAGCTCAAGGCTCCGAAGGGCCAGGGCCGCACCGTGCTCGCCGAAGGGCGTGCGATCGGCCAGAAGATCGGCACCGGCCCGGTCCGGCTGGTGCGCAGCCCGGCCGAGATGGACGGTGTGCGGCCCGGCGACGTGCTGGTGACCGACATGACCGACCCGAACTGGGAGCCGGTGATGAAGCGCGCGAGCGCGATCGTGACCAATCGCGGCGGGCGCACCTGCCACGCCGCGATCATCGCGCGCGAGCTGGGCATCCCCGCGGTGGTCGGCTGCGGCGACGCGACCGAGCGACTCGGCGACGGCACGCTGGTCACTGTCAGCTGCGCCGAAGGCGACACCGGCTACATCTACGACGGACTGCTGGAAACCGAGGTGACCGAGGTGCAGCGCGGCGACATGCCCGAGGTCGGACCGAAGATCATGATGAACGTCGGCAACCCACAGCTCGCGTTCGACTTCTGCCAGCTGCCGAATCACGGCGTCGGCCTGGCGCGCCTGGAATTCATCATCAACAACAACATCGGCGTGCACCCGAAGGCGATCCTCGACTATCCGGCGATCGACGCGGACCTGAAGAAGGCGGTCGAATCGGTGGCGCGCGGCCATGCCAGCCCGCGCGCGTTCTATGTCGACAAAGTGGCCGAGGGCGTGGCGACGATCGCCGCCGCGTTCTGGCCCAAGCCGGTGATCGTGCGGCTGTCGGACTTCAAGAGCAACGAGTACCGTAAGCTGATCGGCGGCAGCCGCTACGAGCCCGACGAGGAGAACCCGATGCTCGGCTTCCGCGGCGCGGCGCGCTACATCAGCGACGAGTTCCGCGAGGCGTTCGCGATGGAGTGCGAGGCGCTCAAGCGCGTGCGGGGCGACATGGGGCTGGTCAACGTACAGGTGATGGTGCCGTTCGTGCGCACGCTGGCGCAGGCCGAACGCGTGGTCGGCCTGCTCGCCGAGCAGGGCCTTGCGCGCGGCGGCAGCGGCGACGACGCGCTGAAGATCATCATGATGTGCGAGGTACCGAGCAATGCGATCATGGCCGACGAGTTCCTGCGCCATTTCGACGGTTTCTCGATCGGCTCGAACGACCTGACGCAGCTCACGCTCGGGCTAGACCGCGATTCGGGGCTGGAACTGCTCGCGGCCGACTTCGACGAGCGCGACCCGGCGGTGAAGGCGATGGTGGCGCGCGCGATCGCCTCATGCAAGGCACAGGGCAAGTACATCGGAATCTGCGGCCAGGGGCCGAGCGACCATCCGGACCTCGCACGCTGGCTGGCCGAGCAGGGGATCTCGTCGATTTCGCTGAACCCCGATACCGTGATGGCGACCTGGCGGCAACTGGCCGGCGCTTGA
- a CDS encoding Phosphoenolpyruvate synthase regulatory protein: MSTKPTRTVFFISDSTGITAETFGNAILAQFEMTPRHVRLPFVDSADKAHQAVRQINHTAQVEGKKPIVFTTLVNEEVLHVIRQGCHGMLMDMFGTFVHPLETELGIKSNHRIGRFSDVSKSQAYHDRIEAINFSLAHDDGQSNRDLEKSDVILIGVSRSGKTPTSLYLSMQYGLKASNYPLIPEDFERRELPSALKPHKSKVFGLSIQPERLSEIRNERRPKSRYASLENCRMEVSEAEAMMRRAGIRWLSTTTKSIEEIATTILQELRPERLEY, encoded by the coding sequence ATGTCGACCAAGCCCACGCGTACCGTGTTCTTCATCTCCGACAGCACCGGCATCACTGCCGAGACCTTCGGCAACGCGATCCTCGCGCAGTTCGAGATGACACCGCGCCATGTGCGGCTGCCGTTCGTCGACAGCGCCGACAAGGCGCATCAGGCGGTGCGCCAGATCAACCATACCGCGCAGGTCGAAGGCAAGAAGCCGATCGTGTTCACCACGCTGGTGAACGAGGAGGTGCTGCACGTGATCCGGCAGGGCTGCCACGGCATGCTGATGGACATGTTCGGCACCTTCGTGCATCCGCTGGAGACCGAGCTCGGCATCAAGTCCAACCACCGCATCGGCCGCTTCAGCGACGTCAGCAAGAGTCAGGCCTACCACGACCGCATCGAGGCGATCAACTTCAGCCTGGCGCACGACGACGGCCAGTCGAACCGGGACCTCGAGAAGTCCGACGTGATCCTGATCGGCGTGAGCCGCAGCGGCAAGACGCCAACCTCGCTGTACCTGTCGATGCAATACGGACTGAAGGCGTCGAACTACCCGCTGATCCCGGAGGACTTCGAGCGCCGCGAGTTGCCATCGGCGCTCAAGCCGCACAAGAGCAAGGTCTTCGGCCTCTCGATCCAGCCGGAGCGCCTCAGCGAGATCCGCAACGAGCGGCGTCCGAAGTCGCGCTATGCGTCGCTCGAGAACTGCCGCATGGAGGTCAGCGAGGCCGAGGCGATGATGCGGCGCGCCGGCATCCGCTGGCTCTCCACCACGACCAAGTCGATCGAGGAAATCGCGACCACCATCCTGCAGGAGCTGCGCCCCGAGCGGCTCGAATACTGA
- a CDS encoding Bacterioferritin: MKGDAKVIEHLQAQLKNELTAINQYFLHYRMLKHWGLGRLAKKEYEESLGEMKHADRLMDRILVLDGLPNLQDLGKLLVGEDVPEILACDLKSEQGAQATIKAGMAQAERVHDYVSRDLLQDILNDTEEHIDFLETQIELLAKVGLQNYLQSQMSESS, from the coding sequence ATGAAGGGCGACGCCAAAGTCATCGAACATCTGCAGGCGCAGCTGAAAAACGAGCTGACCGCGATCAACCAGTACTTCCTGCACTACCGCATGCTCAAGCACTGGGGTCTGGGCCGGCTCGCGAAGAAGGAATACGAAGAGTCGCTCGGCGAGATGAAGCATGCGGACCGGCTGATGGACCGCATCCTGGTGCTCGACGGCCTGCCGAACCTGCAGGACCTTGGCAAACTGCTGGTCGGCGAAGACGTGCCCGAGATCCTGGCCTGCGACCTCAAGTCGGAACAGGGCGCGCAGGCGACGATCAAGGCCGGCATGGCACAGGCCGAGCGCGTGCACGACTATGTCTCGCGCGATCTGTTGCAGGACATCCTGAACGACACCGAGGAACACATCGACTTCCTCGAAACCCAGATCGAACTGCTGGCCAAGGTCGGATTGCAGAACTATCTGCAGTCACAGATGAGCGAGTCGAGCTGA